Within Pseudomonas alloputida, the genomic segment TCGAAGATGGCGGGCTGGCGCAGCGCGTGCAGTTCTTCGAGCACCTGGCGCAAAGGCTCGACCAGGGCTTCGGCATGTTCGCTAAGCACATAACCACGCCCTTGGCGCACCAGCAACGGATCATCGAAGGCTTCACGCAGGTGAGCCAGCTGCCGGCTCAGGGCCGATTGGCTGACACCCAGGCGCTCGGCCGCGTGGCTGAGGTTTTTAAGCTGCAACAGGTGGTCGAGGGTGCGCAGGTGGGCGAGGCTGAGGGAGGCGAAGGTGGGGTTCATGCAGGCTCCCTGCGGTGGAATTCAAGGGCCCTCTCGCGGGCAAGCCCGCTCTCACAGGGTTCTCACACGGTTCAGCATCGTGAAAAACCTGCGGGAGCGGGCTTGCCCGCGAACAGGCCGCAACGCGGCCCCGACGATTACTCGGTCAGGCCAACATAGACGTTCTGCACGTCATCGTGCTCGTCGATCGCCTCGAGAAACGCCTCGACCTCGGCCAACGCTTCAGCACTCAGGCTGGCCGCGCTTACCGGGTTTTTAGGGGTGTAACCAATTTTCGCCGCGGTCACGGTGAAACCATGCTCCGGCAGGGCCTTCTGCACCGCGTCCAGGTCGGTGGTGTCGGTAATGAACAGGGTCGAGCCCTCTTCTTCACCTTCCTCGAAGTCCTGGGCACCAGCTTCGATCGCGGCCATTTCCGGATCAGCGTCAGCGCTCGCAGGCGTGGCTTCGATCAGGCCTACATGGTTGAAGTCCCACGCTACCGAACCGCTGGCACCCAGCTGGCCCTTGCGGAACAGCACGCGGATCTGCGCGACGGTGCGGTTGATGTTGTCGGTCAGGCACTCGACGATCAGCGGCACCTGGTGCGGTGCGAAACCTTCGTAGCTCACCGCATGGTATTGCACGGCATCACCGTCCAGGCCAGCGCCCTTGCGGATTGCCCGATCCAGGGTCTCGCGGGTCATCGAAGCCTTCTTGGCTTGCACGATGGCCAGGCGCAGGCGCGGGTTCATGTCGGGATCGGCACCCGACTTGGCCGCGATCTGGATTTCCTTGGACAGCTTGCCCATGATCTTGCCTTTGGCATTGGCCGCTGTTTCTCTATGTTTGGCTTTCCACTGTGCGCCCATGTCGACTCTCTTGTTTCAGCGGCCGGTTCAGGAAGCGACCGGCCAAAAGTGGGTGCATTTTATACGCCCTCGAGCATGGGATCGACAAGAAATCTCATCAGCCTTTATCGGCCTTGCCCGCCGCTGCGGCAAACCGCGCCAACCGCACGTCCAGCCTTCGCGGGCGCACACCACGATCTTCGGCCTGCTCCTTGCGGCGGATGGCATTGCGCACCATCAGCGAACCCAGGTAGCGGATCGGCTCGGGCGGGAACAGCCCCAGCGGCCCTTTGACCAGCGGCGACCGGGTCCACGGGTTGTCCAGCCCCAGCGCCAGCGACGAAAGAATCTGCCCGCCCATGTGGCACGGGCCAACACCGCTGCCGGAGTAACCAAAGCCATAGAACACGTTGCCCTGCCCATCCAACCGACCAAAGAACGGCAGGCCGGTTACTGATCGATCGGACGGCCCGTTCCAGCTGGCCGCCAGTGGCACCTCGGCCAAGGCCGGGAAAAAGCCGCCAAGGCTTTCGCGCAGCAACCGCCGATACGGCGACGGCTGGTCGAATACCGGCAATATGCGCCCGCCATAGGCAAACGTGTTGCCGCCCTTGCCGAGCATCAGCCGGCCATCGGAGGTGTTGTGGTAGTAGTGCACGAAAATACGCGAGTCGAGCACGCTGATCCCGCTGTCCAGGCCGATCTGGCGCAGCAGCTCGGGGCACGGTTCGGTAATGACCATGTCGCTGGAAACGATCGCCACACTGCGCTCGAACTGCGGGAAGACGCGCGCCATCCAGGCATTGAGGCCCAGCACTACACGGTCGGCGCGCAGTGTGCCGTGGGCCGTGCGTACCTGCACCGGGGCGCCGTGCTCCAGGCCGGTCATGGCGGTGCCTTCGTAGAGGCGCACGCCGCGCTGCAAGGCCACCCGGCGCAGGCCGCGCACCAGTTTGCCCGGCTGCACGGTGGCGGCGGCCGGCGAGAACCAGCCCTCCAGGTGCCGTGCAGAACCGGCCAGGCGCTGCACCTGCTCCAGCGGCAAGCGGCGGAACGAGTTGATGCCCTTGTGCTCCAGCGCGGCGATCACCGCGTCGGTGGCACCGACCTGGGCTGCGTTGGTGGCCGTGTACAGCGTGCCGTCCAGGCGGAAGTCGCAGTCGATGCCATTGGCCGCGCAGAACACCCCGATGTCTGTAATGCTGCGCTCCGACTCACGCACCAGCCGCACCGCCTCCGCCCCCCCGAACAGGCGTTCGAGGGTGAAGTACTTGGCCGACCAGGACAACGCACAGCCCCCATTGCGGCCGCTGGCACCGGCACCACAGATGTCGGCCTCGATCAGCACCACATCCAGGGCCGGTACCGCTTCCTTGAGCATCAGCGCCGTCCACAGGCCGGTGTACCCACCGCCGACAATGCACACATCGCAACGGGTATCGCCTTGCAGCGGCGGGCATACCGCCTCCTGCGCAGAATCCAGGGCCTGTTGCAGCCAGAAGGGTCTCATTCGCTCGCTTTCCTTTAAGTACGCAGTGGCTTGATTGCCATGCTGGTGTTCGGTGCCACGTCGGTGCCTTGCGCGCTGCTGGCCGGGCGGCTGTTCCAGTGCGGCAGCAACACCAGCGCCGAGAACAGCGCACAGCCCGCGAACACGATGAATACCGTGACGCCGTCGAAGTAACCCGGCAGCAGCCCACCCAGCACCGCGCCCACCGAGCCACAGCCGTTGACAAAACCTGCTGCGGTGGCGCCGGCCTTGGCGGTGCCGAAGTCGATGGCTGCAGCGCCGCTGATCATCGAGTCCGGCCCGTACAGGGTCAGGCCCATGACGAACAGCAAGGCCACCACCAGCAGCACGCTGCCGGTGTTCATGGCCGCCATGAACGCCGCCAATGTCACGGTCAGCAGCACCAGGCTGATCACGCAGGCTGGCATGCGCCGGGCGCCAAACAGTTTGTCCGAGGCCAGGCCGATCATGATCGGGCCAAGCAGCCCGGCCAGTTCGAAAGCAGTCGGGATGATTGCCGCGCCCACTTTGCCCACCGAGGGCATCTGCTCGAAGACGATCACAGGGCCCCACAGCAAGATGGCGTAGCGCGCCGGCTTCAGCAGGAAGTACGCAAGGCCCAGGGTCAACACCGTGCGGTTGCGCAGGATCTCCCTCAGGGGTGCCCACACGCTGCACAGGTTGTCGGCCGGGGCCATGCTTTGCGGCTCGGGCTCAACCGCCGGCAAGCCGACGTCCTCGGGTTTGTTGCGCTGCAGGAAGAAGAACAGCACCGCCACCAGCGCCACCACGACCGCGCTGGAGAAGAACGCCGCGT encodes:
- a CDS encoding YebC/PmpR family DNA-binding transcriptional regulator, coding for MGAQWKAKHRETAANAKGKIMGKLSKEIQIAAKSGADPDMNPRLRLAIVQAKKASMTRETLDRAIRKGAGLDGDAVQYHAVSYEGFAPHQVPLIVECLTDNINRTVAQIRVLFRKGQLGASGSVAWDFNHVGLIEATPASADADPEMAAIEAGAQDFEEGEEEGSTLFITDTTDLDAVQKALPEHGFTVTAAKIGYTPKNPVSAASLSAEALAEVEAFLEAIDEHDDVQNVYVGLTE
- a CDS encoding FAD-dependent oxidoreductase, with amino-acid sequence MRPFWLQQALDSAQEAVCPPLQGDTRCDVCIVGGGYTGLWTALMLKEAVPALDVVLIEADICGAGASGRNGGCALSWSAKYFTLERLFGGAEAVRLVRESERSITDIGVFCAANGIDCDFRLDGTLYTATNAAQVGATDAVIAALEHKGINSFRRLPLEQVQRLAGSARHLEGWFSPAAATVQPGKLVRGLRRVALQRGVRLYEGTAMTGLEHGAPVQVRTAHGTLRADRVVLGLNAWMARVFPQFERSVAIVSSDMVITEPCPELLRQIGLDSGISVLDSRIFVHYYHNTSDGRLMLGKGGNTFAYGGRILPVFDQPSPYRRLLRESLGGFFPALAEVPLAASWNGPSDRSVTGLPFFGRLDGQGNVFYGFGYSGSGVGPCHMGGQILSSLALGLDNPWTRSPLVKGPLGLFPPEPIRYLGSLMVRNAIRRKEQAEDRGVRPRRLDVRLARFAAAAGKADKG
- a CDS encoding MFS transporter — encoded protein: MNQSLAAFKRWRIQIFAITWLAYAAFYFTRKAFSVAKLGIAEDPGFMLDKAAMANLDAIYLAAYAVGQFTWGMLADRFGPRVVVLGGLLISAAAAVVMGSYATFPIFATCMLVQGLAQSTGWAGLCKNIGSFFPASQRGRVLGLWSSCYAFGGLVASPFAGWWAYTLVGTWHAAFFSSAVVVALVAVLFFFLQRNKPEDVGLPAVEPEPQSMAPADNLCSVWAPLREILRNRTVLTLGLAYFLLKPARYAILLWGPVIVFEQMPSVGKVGAAIIPTAFELAGLLGPIMIGLASDKLFGARRMPACVISLVLLTVTLAAFMAAMNTGSVLLVVALLFVMGLTLYGPDSMISGAAAIDFGTAKAGATAAGFVNGCGSVGAVLGGLLPGYFDGVTVFIVFAGCALFSALVLLPHWNSRPASSAQGTDVAPNTSMAIKPLRT